The Aphis gossypii isolate Hap1 chromosome 3, ASM2018417v2, whole genome shotgun sequence genome includes a region encoding these proteins:
- the LOC114131448 gene encoding microtubule-associated protein futsch-like isoform X42, producing MGNPSDHVETPLTGGYLLIVLAEPRTAEHKLAILKKLTKGLSCWNYEESGVEIVTELNAIVNQNIEGEEGKNGEQLFQYVSDNLVAEILINPQHSTLVQCVRNLLASFTKYRCIIHAGYSFTENGSWIVQDGSFSVIDFLDAYKTAEAQRTIRLHENHIRIDLHCSADADWNQVSRLKGTRFLLNPPEKIVDNESIESTVRWLCDKIEVVELDILLEGSQVVGNIRFSRPTLYVFPAGQGDSALFGINGFNMLIDGGAGRNSCFWGFARHLDRLDAVLLTRLNSSNLEGVASFLKRKTMSSLYPQIGHFFCNFKTRKQISSPNTDAKQDVLSISLIDTAQSIITDLKQLQLRPHLCYRNINLEPINLYHKVGHGKLDMYVLNPSKDSKEVKDFLTKWNEGDQKLFNPTKDLQFPLPNIISVCTLLVWQPANPNTTITRIFFPGSSPQNKIFESLERVRHLEFLKHPSCSIKSMSSSTSVTIKSQTTKKTVLEKMIPGETKAVKTMENLEVSTSASNAVIQTAIIPTVPKEGTPKPKFPVEAEKSKPNLKTVTKETVNSKTKIEHKYSSISAKVNSNKVIQKSTTIKKTLKLSSKSPPTDKSTPTTPIENQEKTPKPIKQVIKPKSTIKSPSSTPTKSKKEEANRKVLVSSRTNSGLKRTQITKKEIKPAKPINEIETEGISSKKDSNIIYKSSLISGDKDKSGEEEDILIVEKVAITPEKLLTPDGKKIIANELDGILTTAKDIVIKEKCVEKLSDSGATTAPTMPEDEKINDSKKEIEVNESDQKSEEFKKAKDALKTPDEVADLPFHEEADEHKTKVTEKVIETEIESQEIVQVENAEYVLVSLDSSPEALKRQVLDNVNLLDTELDEESEKEDEYVEKKESKLIEHLLESSKDLCEITDKIDELKKQNEHEINNHLIHENLQNYSHGNTETINVCAELINQEKQIEIQEKAKSRGSLSDETLQTMVNETITTATNVINRSGSTTEEQERVSEHIRATHESKVSTKPDSIDNEQVQSSLNDTNTSSSKITSRSGSISIDKKANTTEKTTDKQDSKASSNAGSVCEEPVKSPVNETVTSSSKVASRSGSITDDQAKTTEISEDKKDSKASSKEASVCDEPVKSPVNETITSSSKVASRSASITNEQEKTTGNVNDNQDSKASSRAGSVCDEHVKSPVHETFTSSSKVASRSGSIITEEQEKTTDKQDSKASSKAGSVCDEPVKSPVHETILTANKVPSRSGSITTDEQEKTLDKLESKTSSKSGSVCDEPVKSPVHETILTANKVSSRSGSITTDEQEKSLDKLESKASSKAGSVCDEPVKSPVHETILTADKVTSRSGSITTDEQEKTLDKLESKASSKAGSVCDEQVKSPVHETITSSSKVASRSGSITTDEQEITTDKIDSKASSKAGSVCDEPVKSPVHETILTADKVASRSGSITTDEQEKTLDKLESKASSKSSSVCDEPVKSPIRETITSSSKVASRSGSITNEQEKTTENVNDNQDSKVSSRAGSVCDKHVKSPVYETITSSSKVASRSGSITTDEQEITTDIMDSKASSKAGSVCDELVESLLCEATASDKIKTMISSSISHEPLHDNQYSKVSRKASSICEEPLKSSELEINTDVTKLKSRPSSINQDQDIVYNSLTDKQEFNASSNETSSINYREPIKIDCFEKNTNERVISSRPNSEEELLDSVPSINKYSTLENTISDISFKEQEIVSTSLINKSNSICQDTESTPTLAMDKYDIETSSRKDSFCQDKNESITISSSSTSSICQEINTQSSKLSSRKSSIIDDLIDKPSKLQIGEKSSSLQESNIYDHSIDDNSKIFNKSGSLCDEMLNMSFNKVTENVISNKTCERIVSPTLIAENTECKIDNKEGSVGEESMKSSNNETGNKGNLISSTLNSIPQKTEEEKNQSSKSSSIFDETQKLQIENNKIILSPFEIIETNVIEKKVEESKSLGRIGSLCEEIAKFLTDDDKKMSTNNTYESSCGINESTLKNNNEVLKVETEPLLQFEKNTYALNKIEKPLQLDDEVKVSEKHDNINEKNTDHSLPAENITVSNIKSSDISTILIEENNKTGIMNVAQMVGKNINDESFTKHTAITDNESKNLKTVNPISSITSEECISKLSNVLIEDIVKSSNEKNIMNNSSLTDICVNQPLGVTLNSEDLGVTKDIVMQLKRDVHEALHQCSSDDERPYTPQSESSMSRSAMNIDEDDDDNEDNKIETDDDMAGSPMSTGPSPIQMQLDNRQVEINIDFNKAIQEHRITRGEDLTTTEANGNHVTEIKTTEHDNINQNQSTSSDTVQSWGKPLGLPPVQSINNNGFDPIREWGKPFGLPSPTQPVLELGETQNMSSKITPKKLKKIMDNKPIINVMDKDSQNRIRRSESPSKLRSRSSSRMSRINPVYLDLIYVPHHGNSKYVSADFFKRVRARNYVFSGTDPSKEVLNALIEGKQAWEDQDLEVTIIPTYDTDTLGQWVAENEELLTKLKIDLSPSASRCTIKLQDHNTSCSAYRLEF from the exons GGCTTTCGTGTTGGAATTATGAAGAGAGTGGCGTTGAAATAGTAACTGAACTTAATGCTATTGTTAATCAAAACATCGAAGGCGAAGAAGGCAAAAAtg gtgaACAACTTTTTCAATATGTAAGTGATAATTTAGTGGCAGAAATTCTTATTAACCCTCAACACAGTACATTAGTGCAATGCGTAAGAAACTTATTAGCAAGTTTTACAAAGTATAGATGCATTATTCATGCAGGATATTCGTTCACAGAAAATGGATCGTGGATCGTCCag gatGGTTCATTTTCGGTCATTGACTTCTTAGATGCATATAAAACGGCTGAAGCTCAGCGCACAATTAGACTCCATGAAAACCATATTCGTATTGATCTTCATTGTTCTGCAGACGCTGATTGGAATCAAGTTAGTCGACTTAAAGGCACGCGTTTTTTGTTAAATCCGCCGGAAAAAATAGTTGACAATGAGTCAATAGAATCAACTGTAAGGTGGCTTTGTGATAAAATTGAAGTGGTTGAACTTGATATACTACTTGAAGGGTCACAAGTTGTGGGAAATATCAGATTTAGTAGACCTACACTTTATGTATTTCCTGCTGGACAAGGCGATTCCGCATTATTTGGCATCAATGGATTCAACATGTTAATCGATGGAGGAGCGGGAAGAAATTCTTGTTTTTGGGGTTTTGCAAGACACTTGGATCGATTAGATGCAGTACTATTAACAAGACTCAACAGTAGTAATTTAGAAGGAGTTGCATCctttttaaaacgaaaaaccATGTCATCATTGTATCCACAAAtaggacattttttttgtaacttcaAG acaagaaaacaaatatcatCTCCTAACACTGATGCTAAACAAGATGTTCTTTCAATTAGCTTAATAGATACAGCACAAAGCATAATAACTGATCTTAAACAATTGCAACTTCGTCCGCATTTATGTTATCGAAACATAAATTTAGAACCCatcaatttatatcataaagttGGACATGGAAAACTcgatatgtatgtattaaatccTTCTAAAGACAGTAAAGAGGTAAAAGACTTTTTGACAAAATGGAATGAAGgtgatcaaaaattatttaatcctACTAAAGATTTGCAGTTTCCATTGCCTAACATTATATCTGTTTGTACACTGCTAGTATGGCAACCAGCAAATCCAAATACTACCATcactagaattttttttcccgGAAGTAGtcctcaaaataaaatatttgaatcttTAGAAAGAGTCAGACatcttgaatttttaaagCATCCTTCATGCTCTATTAAATCAATGAGTTCATCTACATcagtaacaataaaatcacAAACAACAAAGAAGACAGTTCTTGAAAAAATGATTCCTGGTGAAACTAAAGCCGTTAAAACTATGGAAAATTTAGAAGTATCAACATCAGCCTCAAATGCTGTTATACAAACAGCTATAATACCAACAGTACCCAAAGAAGGAACTCCAAAACCAAAATTCCCAGTTGAGGcagaaaaatcaaaaccaaATTTAAAGACAGTTACGAAAGAAACAGttaactcaaaaacaaaaattgaacatAAATATAGTTCAATTAGTGCAAAAGTAAATTCTAACAAGGTTATACAAAAAAgtacaactattaaaaaaacattaaaattatcatctaAATCTCCTCCTACTGATAAATCAACACCAACTACTCCAATtgaaaatcaagaaaaaacgCCTAAACCAATTAAACAAGTTATCAAACcaaaatcaacaataaaatctCCTTCAAGTACTCctactaaaagtaaaaaagagGAAGCTAATCGTAAAGTTTTGGTTTCTTCAAGAACGAATTCTGGTTTAAAGCGAActcaaataactaaaaaagaaataaagcCAGCCAAACcaataaatgaaattgaaacagAAGGTATTTCTTCGAAAAAAgactcaaatattatttataaatctagtTTGATAAGTGGTGATAAAGATAAAAGTGGCGAAGaagaagatattttaattgtggAAAAAGTAGCGATTACACCAGAAAAACTATTGACTCCAGAtgggaaaaaaatcattgccAATGAATTGGATGGGATTTTAACAACTGCCAAGGATAtagtaattaaagaaaaatgcgTAGAAAAATTGTCAGATTCTGGAGCCACTACAGCGCCCACTATGCCAgaagatgaaaaaataaatgactcaaaaaaagaaatcgaAGTTAACGAATCAGACCAAAAATccgaagaatttaaaaaagcaaaagatGCATTAAAAACACCAGATGAAGTTGCTGATTTACCATTTCACGAAGAAGCAGatgaacataaaacaaaagttaCAGAAAAAGTAATTGAAACAGAAATTGAATCACAAGAAATTGTTCAAGTAGAAAATGCCGAATATGTACTGGTATCATTAGATTCATCTCCAGAAGCATTAAAACGACAAGTATTGGATAACGTTAATTTGTTGGATACAGAACTTGACGAAGAATCTGAAAAAGAAGATGAATacgtagaaaaaaaagaaagtaaattaatagaaCATCTACTTGAATCATCCAAGGATTTGTGTGAAATAACAGACAAAATTGatgagttaaaaaaacaaaacgaacATGAGATTAACAATCACCTAATAcatgaaaatttacaaaactataGTCACGGTAATACTGAAACTATAAATGTATGCGCAGAATTGATaaatcaagaaaaacaaatagaaaTTCAAGAAAAAGCGAAATCTAGAGGTTCACTTTCTGATGAGACATTACAAACTATGGTTAATGAAACTATTACGACAGCtactaatgttataaatagatCAGGATCAACTACTGAAGAACAAGAGAGAGTATCAGAACACATCAGGGCAACCCATGAGTCTAAGGTATCTACTAAACCAGATTCAATTGATAATGAACAAGTTCAATCTTCACTTAATGACACAAATACATCATCTAGTAAAATTACAAGTAGATCCGGTTCTATTTCAATAGACAAAAAAGCAAATACTACGGAAAAAACCACCGATAAACAGGACTCCAAAGCATCAAGTAATGCAGGATCGGTTTGTGAGGAGCCAGTGAAATCCCCGGTTAACGAAACAGTTACATCTTCTTCTAAAGTTGCAAGTAGATCCGGATCTATCACTGATGACCAAGCAAAAACTACAGAAATATCCGAAGATAAAAAAGATTCAAAAGCATCAAGTAAGGAAGCTTCAGTTTGTGATGAACCAGTGAAATCTCCGGTTAATGAAACAATTACGTCTTCTTCTAAAGTTGCAAGTAGATCCGCTTCTATTACAAACGAACAAGAAAAAACTACAGGAAACGTGAATGATAACCAAGATTCAAAGGCGTCTAGTAGGGCAGGCTCAGTTTGTGATGAACACGTTAAATCTCCAGTTCATGAAACATTTACATCGTCTTCTAAAGTTGCTAGTAGATCCGGTTCTATTATAACAGAAGAACAGGAAAAAACCACCGATAAACAGGATTCCAAAGCATCAAGTAAAGCAGGTTCAGTTTGTGATGAACCAGTGAAATCTCCAGTTCATGAAACAATTTTGACAGCCAATAAAGTTCCAAGCAGATCAGGTTCTATTACAACAGATGAACAAGAAAAAACCCTCGATAAACTGGAATCCAAAACATCAAGTAAGTCAG GTTCAGTTTGTGATGAACCAGTGAAATCTCCAGTTcatgaaacaattttaacagCCAATAAAGTTTCAAGCAGATCAGGTTCTATTACAACAGATGAACAAGAAAAATCCCTCGATAAACTGGAATCCAAAGCATCAAGTAAAGCAG GTTCAGTTTGTGATGAACCAGTGAAATCTCCAGTTCATGAAACAATTTTGACAGCCGATAAAGTTACAAGCAGATCAG GTTCTATTACAACAGATGAACAAGAAAAAACCCTCGATAAACTGGAATCCAAAGCATCAAGTAAAGCAGGTTCAGTTTGTGATGAACAAGTTAAATCTCCAGTTCATGAAACAATTACGTCTTCTTCTAAAGTTGCTAGTAGATCCGGTTCTATTACAACAGATGAACAGGAAATAACCACCGATAAAATAGATTCCAAAGCATCAAGTAAAGCAGGTTCAGTTTGTGATGAACCAGTGAAATCTCCAGTTCATGAAACAATTTTGACAGCCGATAAAGTTGCAAGCAGATCCG GTTCTATTACAACAGATGAACAAGAAAAAACCCTCGATAAACTGGAATCCAAAGCATCAAGTAAGTCAAGTTCAGTTTGTGATGAACCTGTGAAATCTCCGATTCGTGAAACAATTACGTCTTCTTCTAAAGTTGCAAGTAGATCCGGTTCTATTACAAACGAACAAGAAAAAACTACTGAAAACGTAAATGATAACCAAGATTCAAAGGTGTCTAGTAGGGCGGGCTCAGTTTGTGATAAACACGTTAAATCTCCAGTTTATGAAACAATTACGTCTTCTTCTAAAGTTGCTAGTAGATCCGGTTCTATTACAACAGATGAACAGGAAATAACCACCGATATAATGGATTCCAAAGCATCAAGTAAAGCAGGTTCAGTTTGTGATGAATTAGTGGAATCTCTATTATGTGAAGCCACGGCATCAGACAAGATCAAAACAATGATATCCAGTTCTATATCTCATGAACCACTACATGATAATCAATACTCAAAGGTTTCAAGAAAAGCCAGTTCCATATGTGAAGAACCATTAAAATCGTCGGAACTAGAAATAAATACTGATGTGacgaaattaaaaagtagACCGAGTTCAATTAACCAAGACCaagatattgtttataattctcTTACAGACAAACAAGAATTTAATGCATCTAGTAATGAAACTAGCTCAATTAATTATAGGGaaccaataaaaatagattgttttgaaaaaaataccaatgAAAGGGTTATTTCTAGTAGACCCAATTCAGAAGAAGAATTACTTGATTCTGTacctagtattaataaatactccACTTTAGAAAATACTATATCTGACATATCTTTTAAAGAACAAGAAATAGTTTCtacatcattaataaataagagtAATTCAATTTGCCAAGATACAGAGAGTACACCAACATTAGCAATGGACAAATATGATATTGAAACAAGTAGTAGAAAAGATTCGTTTTGTCAGGATAAGAATGAATCCATAACAATTTCGTCAAGTAGTACTAGTTCAATTTGTCAAGAAATTAATACTCAATCTTCAAAACTTTCTAGTAGGAAAAGTTCTATTATCGatgatttaattgataaaccttcaaaattacaaattggGGAAAAGAGCTCTAGTCTTCaagaatcaaatatttatgaccATAGCATTGAtgataattctaaaatattcaacaaatcTGGATCCTTGTGTGATGAAATGCTAAATATGTCGTTTAATAAAGTAACAGAAAATgtcatttcaaataaaacatgtGAACGAATAGTTTCTCCAACACTTATCGCTGAAAATACAGAATGTAAAATAGACAATAAAGAGGGATCTGTGGGCGAAGAATCAATGAAATCTTCTAATAATGAAACTGGCAATAAaggaaatttaatttcaagtaCTCTAAATTCAATTCCTCAAAAAacagaagaagaaaaaaatcaatcatcaAAATCAAGTTCTATATTTGATGAAACACAAAAGttacaaattgaaaataataaaatcattttgtcACCTTTCGAAATAATCGAAACcaatgttattgaaaaaaaagtggaAGAATCAAAATCTTTAGGCAGAATAGGATCTTTGTGTGAAGAAATTGCTAAATTTTTAACAGatgacgataaaaaaatgtctacgAATAATACATATGAATCGTCATGCGGTATAAACGAatctactttaaaaaataacaatgaagTATTAAAAGTTGAAACTGAACCATTATtacagtttgaaaaaaatacttatgctTTGAACAAGATTGAAAAACCTTTACAACTCGACGATGAAGTCAAAGTTAGTGAAAAACATGATAACATAAATGAGAAAAATACAGATCATAGTCTTCCTGCTGAAAATATCACTGTTTCTAATATTAAGTCCTCAGATATTTCTACAATATTgattgaagaaaataataagactGGTATAATGAATGTTGCTCAAATGGTAgggaaaaatattaacgaCGAATCTTTTACCAAACATACCGCTATAACTGACAATGAatccaaaaatttaaaaacggtCAATCCAATTTCTAGTATTACTTCAGAAGAatgtattagtaaattatcaaatgttttaattgaagATATAGTGAAATCATCTAATGAGAAAAATATCATGAATAATTCATCATTAACAGACATTTGTGTAAACCAACCATTAGGTGTTACTCTAAATAGTGAAGACTTGGGTGTTACTAAAGATATAGTAATGCAATTAAAAAGAGATGTACACGAAGCATTACATCAATGTAGTAGTGATGACGAGCGGCCATATACTCCTCAAAGCGAATCTAGCATGTCTAGATCGGCAATGAATATTGATGAAGACGATGATGATAACGAagacaataaaattgaaaccGATGATGATATGGCTGGATCTCCTATGTCAACTGGACCATCACCAATCCAAATGCAACTCGATAATCGACAAGTAGAAATTAATATCGATTTTAATAAAGCCATTCAGGAACATAGGATTACTAGAGGAGAAGATTTGACAACTACTGAAGCAAATGGTAACCATGTTACAGAAATTAAAACAACtgaacatgataatattaatcaaaaccaAAGCACTTCATCCGATACGGTTCAGAGTTGGGGTAAACCACTAGGTCTACCGCCAGTACAAAGCATTAATAATAACGGTTTTGATCCAATACGTGAATGGGGAAAACCATTTGGTCTTCCTTCTCCAACACAGCCGGTCCTTGAACTCGGAGAAACTCAAAATATGAGTAGTAAGATTACACccaaaaagttgaaaaaaattatggacAACAAACCAATAATTAATGTCATGG atAAAGACTCGCAAAATCGAATTCGACGATCGGAGTCGCCGAGCAAACTTAGGAGTCGATCATCAAGTCGGATGTCGAGAATTAATCCTGTTTATCTGGATCTTATTTATGTGCCACATCAtggaaattcaaaatatgtatctgCTGACTTCTTTAAGCGCGTACGAGCTAGAAATTACGTTTTTAGCGGTACTGACCCTAGTAAAGAAGTCTTAAATGCCTTAATCGAAGGTAAACAGGCTTGGGAGGATCAAGATTTAG aaGTCACCATAATACCAACTTATGATACTGATACGCTGGGTCAATGGGTGGCAGAAAATGAAGAGCTGCTGACCAAGTTGAAGATTGATTTAAGTCCCAGCGCTAGTCGATGCACGATAAAATTACAAGATCATAATACCAGCTGCTCCGCATATAGactagaattttaa